The Stenotrophomonas rhizophila genome has a window encoding:
- a CDS encoding TolC family protein → MWMRLAAIAAIAFVPCAYAQGTAPVALSAKAALPVAAAATPPLTLDEAIARVARYHPDLRVADAQRPVWEARREAAAFGPPLTVGVELENALGTGGSRGVDAAELTVTLAGVLERGGKLDARRVLAQANLDALAPQRETARLDLMAAVAQRYLAIAEARAQLAIADTDIDQRRRAVAAARMRLQAGASPESVLMTAQAMLAQAEVDRDRAMQADRAARLALSALWREREPGFDVVSGDPLQLPALQPFDILADELQRTPELGVLAGERRVREAQLQLARTQARPDISWQVGVRNSRDSGDTALVGGFSVPLGSMRRAGPEIRAAEAELALNGMERDARALQLYTTLAEAHGRYETSRLEVTRMASDVLPHLRRAENAAEKAWRAGAISYMEWAQLQAMRIEARQRQLDAAIAAQTALIELQRLTGQGLLAHASTAPATATVSTEDRR, encoded by the coding sequence ATGTGGATGCGTCTGGCAGCCATTGCTGCCATTGCGTTCGTGCCGTGCGCGTATGCGCAGGGCACCGCGCCTGTTGCCCTTTCCGCCAAAGCAGCATTGCCTGTTGCAGCGGCGGCGACCCCCCCGTTGACCCTGGACGAGGCCATCGCCCGCGTCGCCCGCTACCACCCCGACCTGCGCGTGGCCGATGCCCAGCGCCCGGTCTGGGAAGCGCGCCGTGAGGCGGCCGCGTTCGGGCCGCCACTGACCGTCGGCGTTGAGCTGGAAAATGCGCTGGGCACCGGTGGCAGCCGTGGCGTCGACGCCGCCGAACTGACCGTCACCCTGGCCGGCGTGCTGGAGCGCGGCGGCAAGCTTGATGCCCGCCGGGTACTGGCCCAGGCCAATCTCGACGCGTTGGCACCGCAGCGCGAAACCGCACGGCTGGACCTGATGGCCGCCGTGGCCCAGCGTTATCTCGCCATTGCCGAAGCCCGCGCGCAGCTTGCCATTGCCGACACCGATATCGACCAGCGTCGCCGCGCGGTCGCCGCCGCCCGGATGCGCCTGCAGGCCGGCGCGTCGCCCGAATCGGTGCTGATGACCGCGCAGGCGATGTTGGCGCAGGCCGAAGTGGACCGTGATCGCGCCATGCAGGCCGACCGCGCCGCGCGTCTCGCGCTGTCGGCGCTGTGGCGTGAGCGCGAGCCCGGCTTCGACGTGGTCAGCGGCGACCCGCTGCAGCTGCCCGCCCTGCAACCCTTCGATATCCTCGCCGACGAACTGCAGCGCACCCCGGAACTGGGCGTGCTGGCGGGCGAACGCCGCGTGCGCGAAGCCCAGCTGCAGCTGGCACGCACCCAGGCACGGCCGGATATCAGCTGGCAGGTCGGCGTGCGCAACAGCCGCGACAGCGGCGATACCGCGCTGGTCGGCGGCTTCAGCGTGCCACTGGGGAGCATGCGCCGCGCCGGTCCGGAGATCCGCGCAGCCGAAGCCGAGCTCGCCCTCAACGGGATGGAACGCGATGCGCGCGCGCTGCAGCTGTACACCACGCTGGCCGAAGCCCACGGACGCTATGAAACGTCGCGGCTGGAAGTCACCCGCATGGCGAGCGATGTACTGCCGCACCTGCGGCGTGCCGAGAACGCCGCCGAAAAGGCCTGGCGTGCCGGTGCCATCAGCTACATGGAGTGGGCGCAGCTGCAGGCCATGCGCATCGAGGCGCGGCAGCGCCAGCTCGATGCCGCCATCGCCGCGCAGACCGCACTCATCGAACTGCAACGGCTGACCGGCCAAGGCCTGCTTGCCCACGCCAGCACCGCTCCCGCTACCGCGACCGTGTCCACGGAGGACCGCCGATGA
- a CDS encoding membrane-targeted effector domain-containing toxin, whose product MLDALSALHHRLFCHTTANKAAHRHAEPTLLSLRNLPDGPRPPPTRASTSAGAAGPDPLQRFTLAPEHGQALAALLQRHRRLLDPDYTMPFAAPERAALDSFFAKRAQLVEAALGSPPPVCTGRHDPHDLAPARTQVDLLRQLLGSAKGLVLGEVPCSPSSRRLLIDHMALLRHLGVDTLYLEHLQGDLHQADLDRLHRSGTLSPDLARFLAGQESGHLTHAPCGATFRDLVDAAFKVGMRVVALDLMTSYHLRGVHDHAGISAAALPDIRVKLLNHVAAARIAHDQRRQAGKPGPQRWVALVGNAHAGTFNDIVGIAERLGVPSLRVEETSPGWSQRLQAGCDPGRTVPPAVRSSGGELQCDYLLKVPAADGRARPDTSAPCSAADALRLRALRQAHHAPPPARTA is encoded by the coding sequence ATGCTGGATGCCCTGTCCGCACTGCACCACCGCCTGTTCTGTCACACCACCGCGAACAAGGCGGCCCATCGCCACGCGGAACCGACCCTGCTGAGCCTGCGCAACCTGCCTGACGGCCCGCGTCCACCGCCCACCCGTGCCTCCACGTCCGCGGGTGCAGCCGGCCCGGATCCTCTGCAGCGTTTCACGCTCGCCCCCGAGCACGGCCAGGCCCTGGCCGCGTTGCTGCAGCGGCACCGCAGGCTGCTCGACCCCGACTACACCATGCCGTTTGCAGCCCCCGAGCGCGCGGCGCTCGACAGCTTCTTCGCCAAACGCGCGCAGCTGGTGGAGGCCGCCCTCGGCAGCCCACCTCCGGTGTGTACCGGTCGGCATGACCCGCACGATCTCGCACCGGCACGCACGCAAGTGGACCTGTTGCGGCAGCTGCTCGGCAGCGCGAAAGGACTGGTGCTGGGCGAGGTGCCCTGCAGCCCGTCCAGCAGGCGCCTGCTGATCGATCACATGGCGTTGCTGCGCCATCTTGGGGTCGACACCCTGTACCTGGAGCACCTCCAGGGCGACCTCCACCAGGCCGACCTCGACCGCCTGCACCGCAGTGGCACGCTTTCCCCCGACCTGGCGCGCTTCCTGGCGGGGCAGGAGAGCGGCCACCTGACCCACGCGCCCTGCGGCGCGACCTTCCGCGATCTGGTCGACGCCGCCTTCAAGGTCGGCATGCGCGTCGTCGCGCTCGACCTGATGACCAGCTACCACCTGCGGGGTGTCCACGACCACGCCGGAATCAGCGCGGCCGCCCTTCCGGACATCCGGGTCAAGCTCTTGAACCACGTCGCGGCCGCGCGGATCGCGCACGACCAGCGCAGGCAGGCCGGCAAGCCGGGACCGCAGCGCTGGGTGGCGCTGGTCGGCAACGCCCACGCCGGTACCTTCAACGACATTGTAGGCATCGCCGAGCGGCTGGGCGTGCCCAGCCTTCGCGTGGAAGAGACCAGCCCCGGTTGGAGCCAGCGGCTGCAGGCAGGCTGCGATCCTGGCCGGACCGTGCCGCCCGCCGTGCGCAGCAGCGGCGGCGAACTGCAGTGCGACTACCTGCTCAAGGTGCCAGCGGCTGACGGTCGCGCGCGGCCGGACACGTCCGCACCCTGCAGTGCGGCCGATGCGCTGCGGCTGCGCGCACTGCGCCAGGCGCACCACGCGCCACCGCCGGCCCGTACGGCATGA
- a CDS encoding DUF885 domain-containing protein — MKSPLVAALLLALALPAHAALAAPPAAPAVAPASLATESPADAAFRAIYEKEWAWRQAGGGEASEDGDGPATATRMPDVGAAAQQARLAVWDDVLAQLGKVDTKALSPTNQVNYAIYRDQVFNLAEEVRLRGYEMPFNSDSSFWSNLSFMARRELKTAADYRNYIARLNDVPRYFDQQTDNMRAGLKRGFSVPRAVLDGREVSIATVAELKDPTQSPLYAPFKKLPTSIPAAEQAELQAQARQAISASVVPAFVKLRTFFVGEYVPQARTTLAAEALPDGKAYYQQQIHEYTTLDLTPQQIHEIGLKEVARIQKEMNDVIKEVKFKGSFADFLAFLRTDPQFYAKTPDELLHRAAWISKRVDGVIGKYMTLPRARFTIVPVPPDIAPFWTAGRGGMGTYWVNTYNLPARPLYNLPALTLHESDPGHALQGALAAEQGEQPEFRRNAYISAYGEGWGLYSEKLGVEMGIYETPYEDFGRLTYEMWRAARLVIDTGVHHKGWTREKALAYLRDHTALSEHEVTTEVDRYISWPGQALSYKLGEIAIVRLRGEAEKALGDRFDVKSFHDAVLSQGSVPLPVLDAQIRAYIDARRAP; from the coding sequence GTGAAATCACCGCTCGTTGCTGCGTTGCTGCTCGCCCTGGCCCTTCCTGCCCATGCGGCACTGGCCGCACCCCCTGCGGCACCGGCGGTCGCGCCGGCCAGCCTGGCCACCGAATCGCCGGCCGACGCGGCGTTCCGCGCCATCTACGAGAAGGAATGGGCTTGGCGCCAGGCCGGTGGCGGCGAAGCCAGTGAAGACGGTGATGGCCCGGCTACCGCCACCCGCATGCCAGACGTGGGCGCGGCCGCGCAGCAGGCACGCCTTGCGGTGTGGGATGACGTGCTGGCCCAGCTCGGCAAGGTCGATACCAAGGCGCTCTCGCCCACCAACCAGGTCAACTACGCGATCTACCGCGACCAGGTGTTCAACCTGGCCGAAGAAGTGCGCCTGCGCGGCTACGAGATGCCGTTCAACTCGGACTCTTCGTTCTGGTCCAACCTCTCGTTCATGGCGCGTCGCGAGCTGAAGACCGCGGCGGACTACCGCAACTACATCGCCCGGCTCAACGACGTACCCCGCTACTTCGACCAGCAGACCGACAACATGCGCGCCGGCCTGAAGCGCGGCTTCAGCGTGCCGCGCGCGGTGCTCGATGGCCGTGAAGTCTCGATCGCCACCGTGGCCGAGCTGAAGGACCCGACCCAGTCGCCGCTGTATGCGCCGTTCAAGAAGCTCCCGACCAGCATTCCCGCCGCCGAACAGGCCGAGCTGCAGGCGCAGGCCCGCCAGGCCATCAGCGCCAGCGTGGTGCCGGCCTTCGTCAAGCTGCGCACCTTCTTCGTCGGTGAGTATGTGCCGCAGGCGCGCACCACCCTGGCCGCCGAAGCGCTGCCCGATGGCAAGGCGTACTACCAGCAGCAGATCCACGAATACACCACGCTGGACCTCACCCCGCAGCAGATCCACGAGATCGGCCTGAAGGAAGTGGCGCGCATCCAGAAGGAAATGAACGACGTCATCAAGGAGGTCAAGTTCAAGGGCAGCTTCGCCGACTTCCTGGCCTTCCTGCGCACCGACCCGCAGTTCTACGCCAAGACCCCTGACGAACTGCTGCACCGCGCCGCCTGGATTTCCAAGCGCGTGGACGGCGTGATCGGCAAGTACATGACCCTGCCGCGCGCACGCTTCACCATCGTGCCGGTGCCGCCGGATATCGCCCCGTTCTGGACCGCCGGCCGTGGCGGCATGGGTACTTACTGGGTCAACACCTACAACCTGCCGGCGCGCCCGCTGTACAACCTGCCGGCGCTGACCCTGCATGAGTCCGACCCGGGCCACGCCCTGCAGGGTGCGCTGGCGGCAGAGCAGGGCGAACAGCCCGAGTTCCGCCGCAACGCCTACATCTCCGCCTATGGCGAAGGCTGGGGCCTGTACAGCGAGAAGCTTGGCGTGGAAATGGGCATCTACGAAACCCCGTACGAGGATTTCGGCCGCCTGACCTATGAAATGTGGCGTGCCGCGCGCCTGGTGATCGATACCGGCGTGCACCACAAGGGCTGGACCCGCGAGAAGGCGCTGGCCTACCTGCGCGACCACACCGCGCTGAGCGAGCACGAAGTGACCACCGAAGTGGACCGCTACATCTCGTGGCCGGGCCAGGCACTCAGCTACAAGCTGGGTGAGATCGCGATCGTGCGCCTGCGCGGCGAGGCCGAAAAGGCGCTGGGCGACCGCTTCGACGTCAAGTCGTTCCACGACGCGGTACTCAGCCAGGGCTCGGTGCCGTTGCCGGTGCTGGATGCGCAGATCCGCGCGTACATCGACGCGCGCCGCGCGCCCTGA
- a CDS encoding lipid-A-disaccharide synthase N-terminal domain-containing protein produces the protein MELHWLDQPLSWLFWTGLHVTGWKLIGYTGALMFGGRWLVQFVASRRAGKPVIPRLFWYMSVVGSLMTLSYFLFSAKQDSVGVLQNLFPAFTALYSLKLDIQHRGWKRDKAEH, from the coding sequence ATGGAACTGCACTGGCTCGACCAACCGCTGAGCTGGCTGTTCTGGACGGGGCTGCATGTGACCGGCTGGAAGCTGATCGGCTATACCGGCGCACTGATGTTCGGCGGCCGCTGGCTGGTGCAGTTCGTCGCCTCGCGCCGGGCCGGCAAGCCGGTGATCCCGCGGCTGTTCTGGTACATGAGCGTGGTGGGCAGCCTGATGACGCTGAGCTACTTCCTGTTTTCGGCCAAGCAGGATTCGGTGGGGGTGCTGCAGAACCTGTTTCCGGCGTTTACCGCGCTTTACAGCTTGAAGCTGGATATCCAGCACCGCGGGTGGAAGCGGGATAAGGCGGAACATTGA
- a CDS encoding glycosyltransferase family 2 protein, which yields MSQPQLSVVVPVFNERDNVQPLIEEITAALRGQVDFEIVYVDDHSRDDTLAVLESLKPANPELRVLHHVSQSGQSTAVKNGVKHARAPWIATLDGDGQNDPADIPKLLAARATAEPQVKLFAGWRVNRQDSGSKRWASKWANAIRARMLRDDTPDTGCGIKLFERAAFLELPYFDHMHRYLPALMQRAGWKTVSVPVNHRHRTAGVSKYNNLGRALVGIRDLRGVAWLITRSKRTAVEER from the coding sequence ATGAGCCAACCCCAGTTGTCGGTCGTCGTCCCGGTATTCAATGAACGCGACAACGTACAGCCCCTGATCGAAGAGATCACCGCGGCGCTGCGCGGCCAGGTGGACTTCGAGATCGTCTACGTCGACGATCACTCGCGCGACGACACCCTGGCCGTGCTGGAGTCGTTGAAGCCGGCCAACCCCGAATTGCGGGTCCTGCACCATGTCAGCCAGAGCGGGCAGAGCACCGCGGTGAAGAACGGGGTCAAGCACGCCCGCGCACCGTGGATCGCCACGCTGGATGGCGACGGCCAGAACGACCCGGCGGACATTCCGAAGCTGCTGGCCGCGCGTGCGACCGCCGAACCGCAGGTGAAGCTGTTCGCTGGCTGGCGCGTCAACCGCCAGGACAGCGGCAGCAAGCGCTGGGCCAGCAAGTGGGCCAACGCGATCCGCGCCCGCATGCTGCGTGACGACACCCCCGATACCGGCTGCGGCATCAAGCTGTTCGAGCGTGCCGCGTTCCTGGAGCTGCCGTACTTCGACCACATGCACCGCTACCTGCCCGCGCTGATGCAGCGGGCGGGCTGGAAGACGGTGAGCGTGCCGGTCAACCACCGCCACCGCACCGCCGGGGTGTCCAAGTACAACAACCTCGGCCGCGCGCTGGTCGGGATCCGCGACCTGCGCGGGGTGGCCTGGCTGATCACGCGCAGCAAGCGCACGGCCGTGGAAGAACGCTGA
- a CDS encoding NAD-dependent epimerase/dehydratase family protein has protein sequence MTLLVTGAAGFIGANTVRALLDAGHTVVGLDNYNDYYDPQIKRDRVAALCPDADIRALDLTDRDGLAALFDEVQPTRVIHLAAQAGVRYSLENPYAYVDSNLTGFVNILELCRHRGVAHLVYASSSSVYGDSATPPFSEDQRIDKPRSLYAATKAANELMAYTYAQLYGLHATGLRFFTVYGPWGRPDMAPLLFSRAVLAGRPIDVFNDGRMQRDFTHVSDIVAGILGALAHPSSEDVPHRVFNLGNHTPIELEHFIGVIEAAAGRPAQKVYKPMQPGDMVRTMADTRRAHDAFGYEPVTPIERGLPPVVAWCRDYFGDRA, from the coding sequence ATGACCCTTCTTGTGACCGGCGCTGCAGGCTTCATCGGCGCCAATACCGTGCGTGCCCTGCTCGATGCCGGGCACACGGTGGTCGGCCTGGACAACTACAACGACTACTACGACCCGCAGATCAAGCGCGATCGCGTGGCGGCACTGTGCCCGGACGCCGATATCCGCGCGCTGGACCTGACCGACCGCGATGGCCTGGCCGCGCTGTTCGACGAGGTGCAGCCGACCCGGGTGATCCACCTGGCCGCGCAGGCCGGTGTGCGCTATTCGCTGGAAAACCCGTACGCCTACGTGGACAGCAACCTGACCGGGTTCGTCAACATCCTGGAACTGTGCCGCCATCGCGGCGTGGCCCACCTGGTGTACGCCTCCAGCAGCTCGGTCTACGGTGATTCGGCCACCCCGCCGTTCTCCGAAGACCAGCGCATCGACAAGCCGCGCTCGCTGTACGCAGCGACCAAGGCGGCCAACGAGTTGATGGCCTACACCTACGCGCAGTTGTATGGCCTGCACGCCACTGGCCTGCGCTTCTTCACCGTGTACGGCCCGTGGGGCCGCCCGGACATGGCGCCGCTGCTGTTCTCGCGCGCGGTGCTGGCCGGGCGCCCCATCGACGTGTTCAACGACGGCAGGATGCAGCGCGATTTCACACATGTTTCCGACATCGTGGCCGGTATCCTCGGCGCGCTGGCGCATCCGTCCAGCGAGGACGTACCGCACCGTGTCTTCAACCTGGGCAACCACACCCCGATCGAGCTGGAACATTTCATCGGGGTCATCGAGGCCGCCGCTGGACGCCCGGCACAGAAGGTATACAAGCCGATGCAGCCAGGCGACATGGTCCGCACCATGGCCGACACCCGTCGTGCCCATGACGCTTTCGGCTATGAACCGGTCACCCCGATCGAGCGCGGCCTGCCGCCGGTGGTGGCTTGGTGCCGCGACTATTTCGGTGATCGCGCCTGA
- a CDS encoding helix-hairpin-helix domain-containing protein — MNPTKVDRNHLLRLTDLPNVGPACEKDLRLIGIRVPAHVRGRDAYDMYAQLCMRTGVLHDPCVIDVFLSIVRFMQGEAPRPWWDFSKERKATLAREAPLSL, encoded by the coding sequence ATGAACCCCACCAAGGTCGATCGCAACCATCTGTTGCGCCTGACCGACCTGCCAAATGTCGGGCCGGCCTGTGAGAAGGATCTTCGTCTGATCGGGATCCGTGTCCCCGCGCACGTGCGCGGCCGCGATGCCTACGACATGTACGCGCAGCTGTGCATGCGCACCGGGGTACTGCACGACCCGTGCGTGATCGATGTGTTCCTGTCCATCGTGCGCTTCATGCAGGGCGAAGCCCCGCGTCCCTGGTGGGATTTCAGCAAGGAACGCAAGGCCACGCTGGCGCGCGAAGCGCCGCTGAGCCTGTAG
- a CDS encoding ParB/RepB/Spo0J family partition protein, with translation MSTKPAPGKKRGLGRGLDALLGPKGAVTQVQAAAVIEPLPGEVLRKLPVKHLQPGKYQPRRDMDETKLAELADSIKAQGVIQPILVRQLGPDSFEIVAGERRWRASQLAGLDEVPVVVRELEDRTVIAMALIENIQREDLNPLEEAEALQRLISEFALTHAEAAQAVGRSRAAVSNLLRLLELPVAIRLLLETRRLEMGHARALLTLAPELASKLAQEAADQGWSVREVEHRAQQFAAGKVPASLRRKPSAAAPQADIASLETELSESLGARVAINHGRGGKGKLIIHYTDLDTLDGVLEKLRVRKG, from the coding sequence ATGAGCACCAAGCCCGCCCCCGGCAAGAAACGCGGCCTCGGCCGTGGCCTCGATGCGCTGCTGGGGCCCAAGGGCGCGGTGACACAGGTGCAGGCCGCGGCCGTGATCGAGCCGCTGCCGGGTGAAGTGCTGCGCAAGCTGCCGGTCAAGCACCTGCAGCCGGGCAAGTACCAGCCGCGCCGCGACATGGACGAAACCAAGCTCGCCGAGCTGGCCGATTCCATCAAGGCGCAGGGCGTGATCCAGCCGATCCTGGTCCGCCAGCTGGGCCCGGACAGCTTCGAGATCGTGGCCGGCGAACGCCGCTGGCGCGCGTCGCAGCTGGCCGGCCTGGACGAAGTGCCGGTAGTGGTGCGCGAGCTGGAAGACCGCACCGTCATCGCGATGGCGCTGATCGAGAACATCCAGCGCGAAGACCTCAACCCGCTCGAAGAAGCCGAAGCGCTGCAGCGGCTCATCAGCGAATTCGCCCTGACCCACGCCGAGGCCGCCCAGGCCGTCGGCCGCTCGCGCGCGGCGGTGTCCAACCTGCTACGCCTGCTGGAGCTGCCGGTGGCGATCCGCCTGCTGCTGGAAACCCGCCGGCTGGAAATGGGACATGCCCGCGCGCTGCTGACCCTGGCGCCGGAACTGGCCAGCAAGCTGGCCCAGGAAGCAGCCGACCAGGGCTGGTCGGTGCGTGAGGTCGAACACCGTGCGCAGCAGTTCGCTGCCGGCAAGGTGCCTGCCTCGCTGCGCCGCAAGCCGAGCGCGGCCGCCCCGCAGGCCGACATCGCGTCGCTGGAAACCGAGCTGTCCGAATCGCTGGGCGCCCGCGTGGCGATCAACCACGGCCGTGGCGGCAAGGGCAAGTTGATCATCCATTACACCGACCTGGACACGCTGGACGGCGTGCTCGAGAAGCTCCGCGTACGCAAGGGCTGA
- a CDS encoding ParA family protein — protein MARIIAIANQKGGVGKTTTAVNLAAALAAAPKRVLLVDLDSQGNATMGSGVDKREVAASTCDLLLGESTAAEVRVTTPEGFDLLPGNIDLTAAEIQLMDQGEREQRLKRALAPIQDEYDFILIDCPPALSLLTLNALAAADSVIVPMQCEYYALEGLSALVETIDALRANLNPSLEIEGVLRTMFDVRNNLANAVSAELTDHFGDRVFRTIVPRNVRLAEAPSHGQSIVGYDRASRGGVAYLGLAGEIIRRHHQRNTAGKAMETA, from the coding sequence ATGGCCCGCATCATCGCCATCGCCAACCAGAAAGGTGGCGTCGGCAAGACCACGACTGCCGTCAATCTGGCCGCCGCCCTGGCTGCTGCGCCCAAGCGCGTGCTGCTGGTCGACCTCGATTCCCAGGGCAATGCGACCATGGGCAGCGGCGTGGACAAGCGCGAAGTTGCCGCCTCCACCTGCGACCTGCTGCTGGGCGAAAGCACCGCGGCCGAAGTCCGGGTGACCACCCCGGAAGGCTTCGACCTGCTGCCGGGCAACATCGACCTGACGGCCGCCGAGATCCAGCTGATGGACCAGGGCGAACGCGAACAGCGGCTCAAGCGCGCGCTGGCCCCGATCCAGGACGAGTACGACTTCATCCTGATCGACTGCCCGCCGGCGCTGTCGCTGCTGACCCTCAACGCGTTGGCCGCCGCCGATTCGGTGATCGTGCCGATGCAGTGCGAGTATTACGCGCTGGAAGGCCTGAGCGCGCTGGTGGAAACCATCGATGCGCTGCGCGCCAACCTCAATCCCAGCCTGGAGATCGAGGGCGTGCTGCGCACCATGTTCGATGTGCGCAACAACCTCGCCAATGCCGTGTCGGCCGAATTGACCGACCACTTCGGCGACCGCGTGTTCCGCACCATCGTGCCGCGCAACGTGCGCCTGGCCGAGGCGCCCAGCCACGGCCAGAGCATCGTCGGCTACGACCGCGCCTCGCGCGGCGGCGTCGCCTACCTCGGCCTGGCCGGCGAGATCATCCGCCGCCACCACCAACGCAACACGGCCGGCAAGGCCATGGAGACCGCCTGA
- the rsmG gene encoding 16S rRNA (guanine(527)-N(7))-methyltransferase RsmG, with amino-acid sequence MTEHTLPAGVADALERGLAAMGLDATLAPPLLTYLALLDRWNRTYNLTAIRDPMEMVTRHLLDSLAMQPYLEQGTLADLGTGPGLPGIPLAIARPQLQVTLVESNGKKARFMREAVRQLGLTNARVAESRAEALAEPGAYDNLTARAMDTLAGIIAVGGHLLRPGGRLLAMKGVHPHDEIAQLPAGWRVEQVLPLHVPGLTGERHLVVVAGP; translated from the coding sequence ATGACCGAACACACACTCCCGGCCGGCGTGGCCGATGCGCTTGAGCGCGGCCTGGCTGCCATGGGCCTGGATGCCACCCTGGCGCCGCCCCTGTTGACCTACCTCGCCCTGCTGGACCGCTGGAACCGCACCTACAACCTCACCGCCATCCGCGACCCGATGGAGATGGTCACCCGCCACCTGCTCGATTCGCTGGCGATGCAGCCGTACCTGGAGCAGGGCACCCTGGCCGACCTGGGCACCGGCCCCGGGCTGCCCGGCATTCCGCTGGCCATCGCCCGCCCGCAGCTTCAGGTGACCCTGGTGGAAAGCAACGGCAAGAAGGCCCGCTTCATGCGCGAAGCGGTGCGCCAGCTGGGCCTGACCAATGCCCGCGTGGCCGAATCCCGTGCCGAAGCGCTGGCGGAGCCGGGTGCCTATGACAACCTCACCGCCCGCGCCATGGACACCCTGGCCGGCATCATCGCCGTCGGCGGCCACCTGCTGCGCCCCGGCGGACGCCTGCTGGCCATGAAGGGCGTCCACCCGCATGACGAGATCGCCCAGCTGCCGGCCGGCTGGCGGGTTGAGCAGGTCCTGCCGCTGCATGTTCCGGGCCTGACCGGCGAGCGCCATCTGGTGGTGGTGGCCGGTCCGTGA
- a CDS encoding 4'-phosphopantetheinyl transferase family protein has protein sequence MSLPATLDGPWRFGPVTVWRLPHVPGTRGEPQARVLLADQLGASPEDLPLQRDPRGRPELHGPLAHIGTGWSHSHGLLLVGLGEGVRLGVDLEPLRPRPRMAEIIERFFHPTEVAWLLGLDEEARTHWFFRVWCAKEAILKAQGQGISFGLHRLQLAPAADGALHLAWCDPELGPAQRWHLHEWQAADDFRAALAWHAL, from the coding sequence ATGAGCCTGCCGGCGACCCTGGACGGGCCCTGGCGGTTTGGCCCGGTCACCGTCTGGCGCCTGCCGCACGTGCCCGGTACCCGTGGCGAGCCGCAGGCGCGGGTGTTGCTGGCTGACCAGTTGGGGGCCAGCCCCGAAGACCTGCCGCTGCAGCGCGATCCGCGCGGCCGCCCGGAGCTGCACGGCCCGCTGGCGCATATCGGCACCGGCTGGAGTCACAGCCATGGCCTGCTGCTGGTGGGGCTGGGCGAGGGCGTGCGGCTGGGCGTGGACCTGGAGCCGCTGCGCCCACGGCCACGCATGGCCGAAATCATCGAGCGCTTCTTCCACCCGACCGAAGTGGCATGGCTGCTCGGGCTGGACGAAGAAGCCCGCACCCATTGGTTCTTCCGGGTCTGGTGCGCCAAGGAGGCCATCCTCAAGGCGCAGGGGCAGGGCATCTCGTTCGGCCTGCACCGCCTGCAGCTGGCGCCCGCCGCCGACGGCGCCCTGCACCTGGCCTGGTGCGACCCGGAACTCGGCCCGGCCCAGCGCTGGCACCTGCACGAATGGCAGGCCGCGGACGATTTCCGCGCCGCACTGGCCTGGCACGCGCTCTGA
- a CDS encoding GlsB/YeaQ/YmgE family stress response membrane protein has product MGIIIWLIVGGIVGWLASIIMRRDAQQGIILNIVVGIVGALIAGFLFGGGINEAITIRTFLFSLIGAVILLAIVNLFTRRSVR; this is encoded by the coding sequence ATGGGCATCATCATCTGGTTGATCGTCGGTGGCATCGTAGGCTGGCTTGCCAGCATCATCATGCGCCGCGACGCGCAGCAGGGCATCATCCTCAACATCGTGGTCGGCATCGTCGGCGCGCTGATCGCCGGCTTCCTGTTCGGCGGCGGCATCAATGAAGCGATCACCATCCGCACGTTCCTGTTCTCGCTGATCGGGGCCGTGATCCTGCTGGCGATCGTGAACCTCTTCACCCGCCGCAGCGTTCGATAA